One window from the genome of Nicotiana tomentosiformis chromosome 5, ASM39032v3, whole genome shotgun sequence encodes:
- the LOC104117307 gene encoding trihelix transcription factor DF1-like produces the protein MLETSVLLENSATAAGGGAAVTQAVELRNDGGGGGGSVGGGSEEEERSRGELEGEKNNISGGNRWPHDETLALLKIRSQMDLAFRDSNFKGPLWDEISRKMGELGYNRNAKKCREKFENIYKYHKRTKDGRSGRQTGKNYRFFEQLELLDNQINRMDTTTLISMPVPMPMPMTMIKPATSGCQDFSYRNQGFNPEFMSTSTSTTSSSGKESDGSVKKKRKLAGYFERLMKQVLDKQEDLQNKFLEAIEKCERDRIAREEAWKMQEIARLKKEKEALANERAISAAKDAAVIAFLQKISEQTVQVQSPMDLSHEKKTENSSVKTVESQENVLQQDNDKHENMLDKQDIIDSAGENSFHMSSCRWPKAEVEALIKLRTNVDLQYPDNGSPKGPLWEDISSGMKKLGYDRNAKRCKEKWENINKYYRRVKESHKRRPEDSKTCPYFHLLDSVYQNKSKKQLLSSENPGSSMKAGELLMQIMNQQQQQQQQLETEIIHRQHVEQSQ, from the exons ATGCTGGAAACTTCAGTGTTGTTGGAGAATTCAGCTACTGCTGCTGGTGGTGGCGCCGCCGTAACTCAGGCGGTGGAGCTGAGGAATGACGGCGGCGGCGGTGGTGGTAGTGTCGGTGGAGGTTCAGAAGAGGAAGAGAGAAGCAGAGGGGAATTAGAAGGTGAAAAGAATAATATATCAGGTGGGAATCGTTGGCCACACGATGAAACTTTGGCTTTGCTCAAAATAAGGTCTCAAATGGACCTTGCATTTCGTGATTCCAATTTCAAAGGCCCTCTTTGGGATGAAATTTCCAG GAAAATGGGTGAGCTAGGGTATAATCGAAATGCAAAGAAATGCAGGGAGAAATTTGAGAACATTTATAAGTATCACAAGAGAACAAAAGATGGTAGATCTGGTAGACAAACTGGGAAAAactatcgatttttcgagcaATTAGAACTTTTGGACAACCAGATTAATAGGATGGATACAACAACATTAATTTCAATGCCAGTACCAATGCCTATGCCGATGACAATGATAAAACCAGCTACTAGTGGATGTCAAGATTTCAGTTATCGAAACCAAGGTTTCAATCCGGAGTTCATGTCTACGTCCACGTCTACAACCTCTTCCTCGGGTAAGGAATCCGATGGTAGtgtgaagaagaaaaggaaattgGCTGGTTATTTTGAGAGGTTGATGAAGCAAGTGTTGGACAAGCAAGAGGATTTACAAAACAAGTTCTTGGAAGCGATAGAAAAATGTGAGAGGGATCGGATAGCGAGGGAAGAAGCTTGGAAGATGCAGGAAATAGCAAgattaaagaaagaaaaagaagcacTAGCCAATGAAAGAGCAATTTCTGCAGCCAAAGATGCAGCAGTTATTGCTTTCTTGCAGAAAATCTCAGAGCAAACCGTTCAAGTACAGTCGCCAATGGACTTATCTCATGAGAAGAAAACTGAGAATTCGTCGGTGAAAACTGTTGAAAGCCAAGAGAATGTTTTGCAGCAAGACAATGACAAGCATGAGAACATGTTGGACAAACAAGATATAATAGACAGTGCTGGTGAGAATTCGTTTCATATGAGTTCTTGTCGATGGCCTAAAGCAGAAGTCGAAGCATTGATCAAGTTAAGAACGAACGTTGACTTGCAATATCCAGACAATGGATCACCAAAAGGGCCTCTATGGGAAGACATCTCATCTGGTATGAAGAAGCTTGGATATGATAGAAATGCCAAAAGGTGTAAAGAGAAATGGGAGAACATAAACAAGTATTATAGGAGAGTTAAAGAAAGCCACAAGAGGAGGCCCGAAGATTCTAAAACATGTCCTTATTTTCATCTACTGGATTCTGTCTATCAAAATAAGTCCAAGAAACAATTGCTCAGTTCAGAAAATCCAGGTTCTAGTATGAAGGCTGGAGAGTTACTAATGCAAATAATGAACCAAcaacagcagcagcagcaacagtTGGAAACAGAAATTATTCACAGACAACATGTTGAACAAAGTCAATAA